The stretch of DNA AGGATGAACGCAGCCGATGAGCCAATGGAGCGGGGAAGGTGAGACGGCGTGATCAATCCGCTGAACGGCATCTTTAAGCGCCGTCCCGTCCGGCAAAAGCCCTTCGTCATCGATCACCGGGGCCACCGCATAGCCAAGACCTGTGGCGGCCATGGCCTGTGCTACGCCCAACAGCTCATCCGCACTGGCGAATGTCGGGGCATAGAGGAGATCGACACCGGCTTCCGCCAGCACTGCCGCTTGCGGTCGGTGATAGGCCTCAGCTTCCGCCGCCTTCGGCGCCCCTTGCGGATCATAGCCATCGAGCCTCGGGCCGATCACGCTGGCGATCAGGACCAGATCTTCAACCGCCATCTCCCGCCGCAGATCCCTGAGGAACCGCACCGCTGTCTCGTTGACGCGCCGCAGATCATCAGGAGCGCGAAAGCCTTGCCGGGCGAGGCCTTCCGGATGTGCGCGCCATGTGGGCGTACCAATTTGCATCGGCAGCCGGAACTCCGCCGCAATCGCAAGGTAACTGCCATAGAGCGCCGTGAGGTCGCCGCGTCCCTTCTCGTCGAACAGGGGCAGGAAGGACGCGAAATCGGGCAGGGGGCAGTGGAACTCGTAGATGAGGCGAGTCTCGATTCCGCCATCCGTGAGCAGCACTGGCATGGTGCTCAGCCTCTTGCCAAGGCTTGTGGCACGGGCGGCATTCGCGTTGGTGCGATGGGATGAGTGCAAGCGGGCAGCTCCTGGAATGAGGCCTGTCCCGAATAGAGCAGATGGCTATCGGCACGGCAATTGCATTGCTGATCCTACGCGATGACAGGCGATGGCTTCGGCTGCGACGATCTTCTGGGATGATGGGGAGAAGGCCCGGCATCTGGGGAGGGGCAGATGCCGGGCCTCTATGCTGCCATCCCGCAGGATGGCAGATGAACGCCTGCGCTACAGCGCACTCAACCTGAGCGGCCGCTCAACTCGCGCGCTTCAATCGTGCTGCCGAACGTTCTGCATGCTGCGGCAAGACGAACCGGCTACCATCGAGAAGCGCGAATACAGGATCCACGGCTTGGAAAATATAGCCGTGCTTCTGCTCGACGAGAAACCCGGCAAGCGCATCGTCAACGAAGACCAGCCGTGCGAGTTCCGCAGCCGGACGGGTGAAAGTGCTGATATGCAGGGACATGGGACCTCTTTGCCACAGTGGTCGATATGTGACACGGACCAGGTCCGTGGCGCTTTAGCGGTTGGTGACGCGGACGCAAGCTGCTCTTCAAACTCCGCGGATCGTTCTTAATAACGAACGAAGCGACATTGCCCACCTTGGAGGCAACTGTCAAGTCCGGGCTAACCCCTACCAATTCAACGCATCAATGGCTCTCGCCGCTCGCAAGCGATCGGTTTATCGATCGAACCGGGGAATGGCGCGAGTCTCGACGGGCAGGGGACGAAGCGGCGTTAGCCGACATGATCCGTGCCCGTCCGTTGATGAGGATGGATGCCAATCGTGACGGCATTCTGACGTCTGAAAATGGCAATCCGCAGACTTGACGCGTCGTAAGGGCAGCAGTCGGCCGAGAGGGGAAATAAGGATCTTCCGCGCCTTCGCCGATAGCCAAGCGCACCCGGCGCCGGCCATCCCGCGGCAATTGGCTACTTGTTCAGATAATTGAGCGGAAGGCCCGGCCGCGGCCATTCGGCGGCAACCAACTTGCCCCTGTTGGAATAGGTGATATAGGCCGTTCGAAGCTCCGGCCCGCCAAAGCAGAGATTGGTGGGCAGCGCATCAGGCAGCGGCAGGAACTCGTAAGTGCCGCCCTCCGGCGGAATGACCGCGATGCCGCCGTCATAGATGGTGGCGACGCACACATTGCCGGCGCTGTCGACGGCGAGCGAATCAAACCCCCGATAGCCATCGATGCCGATCAGCAGCTTTCCGCCATTGGGCGATTGCGGCCAGGGCTGCTTCATCAATTCGCCCGGTGCCGCAATGTCGAACGCCCAGACCCGTCCAGTGAAGGTTTCCGCGACATAGAGCACCGTCTCATCCGGTGAGAGGCCGATGCCATTGGGCGACCATAAGGGGAAGATCACCTCCTTGATGAAGGAGCCGTCCGCCTTGGCATAGCAGACGCTGCCCCGGTCGACCTCGCGGTCGCGCACCTTGCCGTGATCGGTGAACCAGAAGCCGCCATGGGCATCGAACACCAGGTCATTGGGCCCCTTCAGCGGAGCCTTGTCGCTTGCGGTATAGAGCACCTCGACCTCGCCCGTTGTGAGATCGATCCGCTCGATGCGGCCACCGGAATAGTCGCTGGCCTGCCCATGGGGGCGCAGGCCCGTCTCGGTCGTCTCGTGCCAGTTGAAGCCGCCATTGTTACAGACATAGCATTTGCCGTCGGGCCCGATGGCGGCGCCATTGGGCCCCCCGCCGGGAAAGGCGATCGGCGTGACGGCGCCATCCGGTGCGACCCGGCTTAATGACCGCCGCTCGATCTCGACGATGATGATCGAGCCATCGGCCATGGCAATGGGCCCCTCGGGGAAACGCAGGCCCTCGGCGATCGTGCGCAGTTCCAGTGACATGTCTTCAATCCCCTGAGCTGTTGGTTATGAGCGCTGCTTGGCCAATGGCGAGGTGAGATCATCGAACGAGACCTCGAGCGAGGTGCGCACGTCGATCACCGTTGGCCGATGCGCACCAACCGCCGTCTTGAGGGCGGCCTCGAGGTCACGGGGATCCTCGATTCTGACCCCATGGCACCCCATGCCGCGGGCGATGGCGGCAAGGTCGAAATCTGCAAAGGTTGTGGCGAAAGGCCCGCGCGAATGCATGGACCAGCCGAGCGCCTGGTTGTTGAAGATCACCGTGACGATGGGCAGATCGTTCTCTATTGCCGTCATGAGCCCGTTCATGGTCATGGCAAAGCCGCCATCACCACAGACCGCGACCACCGCCCGATGCGGATGGACGAGCTTGGCGGACATGGCGGC from Rhodoligotrophos sp. CJ14 encodes:
- a CDS encoding homocysteine S-methyltransferase family protein; translated protein: MHSSHRTNANAARATSLGKRLSTMPVLLTDGGIETRLIYEFHCPLPDFASFLPLFDEKGRGDLTALYGSYLAIAAEFRLPMQIGTPTWRAHPEGLARQGFRAPDDLRRVNETAVRFLRDLRREMAVEDLVLIASVIGPRLDGYDPQGAPKAAEAEAYHRPQAAVLAEAGVDLLYAPTFASADELLGVAQAMAATGLGYAVAPVIDDEGLLPDGTALKDAVQRIDHAVSPSPLHWLIGCVHPARLRSAHEMPAWPSTDSPRIRGLKANASSLPPDELDRLDHLDEGHPSSFADEMLALHHDFGLRVLGGCCGTDHRHIRALAERLTAKRS
- a CDS encoding SMP-30/gluconolactonase/LRE family protein, translating into MSLELRTIAEGLRFPEGPIAMADGSIIIVEIERRSLSRVAPDGAVTPIAFPGGGPNGAAIGPDGKCYVCNNGGFNWHETTETGLRPHGQASDYSGGRIERIDLTTGEVEVLYTASDKAPLKGPNDLVFDAHGGFWFTDHGKVRDREVDRGSVCYAKADGSFIKEVIFPLWSPNGIGLSPDETVLYVAETFTGRVWAFDIAAPGELMKQPWPQSPNGGKLLIGIDGYRGFDSLAVDSAGNVCVATIYDGGIAVIPPEGGTYEFLPLPDALPTNLCFGGPELRTAYITYSNRGKLVAAEWPRPGLPLNYLNK